The sequence ACCCAGCGCGTCTGGTTCTACGAGGGGCTCGGCGTGCAGCCGTCGATGACGGGCAGCAACAGCGGCCTCGCCCTCGTGCTGTTCTTCCTCGCGCTGCCGGTATTCATGTTCTTCGTGACGCCGCTTGGCAGCCTGAGCTCGCGCAAGCACGAATTCGAGGCCGACGCGTTCGCGGCAAGCCAGACCGGCGCGCAAGACCTGGTCAATGCGCTCGTCAAGCTGTATGAAGACAACGCGTCGACGCTCACGCCCGACCCGCTCTACACCGCGTTCTACTATTCGCATCCGCCGGCCTCGCAGCGGATCGACCGACTGTTGCGGCACGCATGAGCGGCCGCCCCGCGAAAACCGCGCGCAGCACGAACGCCGCTGCGCGCGCCGAAGGACTTGTCATCGCCGCACACGGACGCCACTACGTCGTCGCACCCGACGGCGACGGCGCGCTTCTGCAATGCTTCCCGCGCGGCAAGAAAAGCGAGGTTGCGGTCGGCGATCGCGTCGTCTACGAGTTGACGTCGGTGGATCAAGGCGTAATCGTCGAGATCGGCGAGCGCCGCAACCTGCTGTATCGCTCGGATCAATACAAGTCGAAGCTCTTCGCCGCGAATCTCGATCAGTTGCTGATCGTGCTCGCCACCGAGCCGCATTTCAGCGAAGACCTGCTCGGCCGCGCGCTGATCGCCGCCGAGGCCAATACGCTCAAGCCCCTGATCGTGCTCAACAAGACCGATGTCGAGGCCGCCCTGCCGGCGGCGCGCGCACGGCTCGAGCCGTATCGCGCGCTCGGCTACGAGGTACTGGAACTGTCGATCAAGACACAGCCCGACGCGGCTCGTGAAATCCTGGCCGAGCATCTGCACGATCACGCGACGCTGCTGCTCGGCCAATCGGGCATGGGCAAGTCGACGCTCGTGAACCTGCTCGTGCCCGACGCCGATGTGGCAACGCGCGAAATTTCGACCGCGCTCAACAGCGGCCGCCACACGACGACCTTCACCCGCCTCTACCCGATGTCCACGGGCGGCGCGCTGATCGATTCGCCGGGCTTCCAGGAGTTCGGCCTTTACCACCTGACCGAAGGCCGCCTGGAGCGCGCGTTTCCCGAGTTTCGGCCGCTCCTCGCGCACTGCCGCTTCTACAACTGCCACCACCTGCACGAGCCGGGCTGCGCGATACTGGAAGCGATCGCGGACGGTCGCGTCTCGCCCGAGCGGCATGCGCTCTACGCGCAACTGGTGCACGAGGCGAGCCAGATCGTTCGCTGAGTCCAGACGTAAGCGCTCGCCGCTTAGCTTCCCCAGCCCTTCGACAAAAGGCCCTCGCCCCCACCATGCTGCGATTGATGCACGCCCCCAATCCGGTCATCGGCCAGCACTGGGTCAACGTGCTGGCGGCCGCGGGAATCCCATGCGAGCTGCACAACCGCTATTTGAACGGCGCCATGGGCGAGATCCCGGCAGATCAGTGCGCGCCGGAACTGTGGCTCGTCGACGAGCGTGACGAGGCGCTGGCAAGAAGGCTGATCGAAGCGGCTTTAAAAGGGCCGCCGGCCGGTGCGGCGACTTGGCGATGCCACGCATGTGGCGAGACGCTCGAAGCGCAATTCACGCAATGCTGGCAGTGTGGAGCAACACGCGATCCGCGAGAGGAGTGAGAAACGATGTGCCGCCCCCTCTCGGCCGGCACATCGGTATGGAGCGTTCTCGACGGCTTACGACACCCAGACGGCGATCGTCAGCATCAGCAACAGAATCATCCAGAGGATGACCGCACGCCACACGAGCCCGACGGCCGATTGCAGCGTGCGCGGCGTGCAATCGTCGCCGACCGACATCGGGCCACCATCGCCGACCGCCAGCGCATCGAGGCTCGACGGCTCCGCAAGCGGTCCGGCGAGCCGTGCGCCTAGCGCCCCGCTGCCTGCAGCAAGCAGCACGCCGTCGTTCACATCCGGCCACTGGCGCGAATGATTGCGCCAGGCGTAAATCGCGTCTTCAAAATTGCCGACGATCGCAAAACCGAGCG comes from Trinickia violacea and encodes:
- a CDS encoding putative signal transducing protein, which translates into the protein MRLMHAPNPVIGQHWVNVLAAAGIPCELHNRYLNGAMGEIPADQCAPELWLVDERDEALARRLIEAALKGPPAGAATWRCHACGETLEAQFTQCWQCGATRDPREE
- the rsgA gene encoding ribosome small subunit-dependent GTPase A, which encodes MSGRPAKTARSTNAAARAEGLVIAAHGRHYVVAPDGDGALLQCFPRGKKSEVAVGDRVVYELTSVDQGVIVEIGERRNLLYRSDQYKSKLFAANLDQLLIVLATEPHFSEDLLGRALIAAEANTLKPLIVLNKTDVEAALPAARARLEPYRALGYEVLELSIKTQPDAAREILAEHLHDHATLLLGQSGMGKSTLVNLLVPDADVATREISTALNSGRHTTTFTRLYPMSTGGALIDSPGFQEFGLYHLTEGRLERAFPEFRPLLAHCRFYNCHHLHEPGCAILEAIADGRVSPERHALYAQLVHEASQIVR